A region from the Lolium perenne isolate Kyuss_39 chromosome 4, Kyuss_2.0, whole genome shotgun sequence genome encodes:
- the LOC127349362 gene encoding uncharacterized protein isoform X2, with the protein MADLLTIYLHYEDGNKEAKILQRSMMRRHVSYYDLILMTEEVGFHAVDFLYYSKKDPQGNAYLVHIDDQSIAIKMLSDPDIGKTVHLYVSKEKASDDIAPPHNRNDFAPSNHTNESALLQDGAEGAGQLIVRRPQRQLRRSKRLNVINQRDDEDQGGDEDEDFNNGEQYTAPGDESQALEDNEDRVDNQVHKEVVKRKGTSLPVVWNMPKGQRIVVTCNEEGQPIGEEGAILGKFLGTIARNGGFCPLNINDWRDLKKNSREETILDCVKTKFVYPRSCEKWILKTIGRDWRKFKSCLKKAIFNPAMKKNPDIKRKALYKLCPDDVDSDQWRGLIKFWKSKKGRALAEKNVISRSLVKNTHNAGTKSYARWGEDIRQADPEKKRPHRSTVYLATHKKKDAPENKEKNDRLDRLEDLIAQRPELGQNVNGRVAWEGDALREVLGEEKTGQVHGMGLLPTPKQVYGRTPRYLKNINMTTTDEPACEGEHDVWGEIAMLKEHIRRLEDRNNKEGHGNEIEEEENLRSNNNVISRLPVLHGKTKRVQCSGPVEANSSMQHGRTQDNLLLSREKDGEHDNSNQLLIQQNLSLPQDPVSGSMPERIGNKRGSSVPSKPSKRRHTSSLKAGCEVVLRTSTYPNKRNVAYATIRSTDPATKAGGIELGAQFSLVRIDEPIMDSEELVREVSDCKTIGDAFSSGILIAWPTAFIRKKD; encoded by the exons atgGCTGACTTGTTGACCATATACCTGCACTATGAAGATGGAAATAAAGAAGCCAAAATTCTACAAAGATCCATGATGAGGCGTCACGTCTCGTATTACGATTTAATTTTGATGACCGAGGAAGTTGGCTTCCATGCAGTTGATTTCCTATACTATTCGAAAAAAGACCCACAAGGCAACGCCTACTTAGTTCACATAGATGATCAAAGTATTGCGATAAAAATGTTGTCTGATCCTGACATCGGGAAAACTGTCCATCTTTATGTGTCTAAGGAGAAGGCTAGCGATGATATTGCTCCACCACATAATCGAAATGATTTTGCTCCATCTAACCATACAAATGAGAGTGCTCTGTTACAGGATGGTGCTGAAGGTGCAGGCCAACTTATTGTGAGAAGGCCGCAAA GACAATTGCGTAGGTCAAAGAGGTTGAATGTGATTAATCAACGTGATGATGAAGACCagggtggtgatgaagatgaagacttCAACAATGGTGAGCAATATACTGCACCAGGTGATGAATcacaagcattggaagataatGAGGATAGAGTTGACAATCAAG TGCACAAGGAAGTAGTCAAGCGCAAGGGAACGAGCTTGCCAGTTGTTTGGAACATGCCAAAGGGGCAAAGAATAGTTGTAACATGCAACGAAGAAGGCCAGCCTATAGGAGAAGAAGGGGCAATATTGGGGAAGTTTCTGGGCACGATTGCTAGAAATGGAGGATTTTGCCCACTAAACATAAATGATTGGCGTGATCTCAAGAAGAATAGCCGTGAGGAAACAATATTAGACTGCGTAAAG ACAAAGTTTGTGTATCCTAGATCATGTGAAAAATGGATACTCAAAACAATTGGAAGAGACTGGAGGAAATTTAAATCTTGTTTGAAAAAAGCTATCTTCAACCCAGCCATGAAAAAAAATCCAGACATCAAGAGGAAGGCGTTGTATAAGCTCTGTCCAGATGATGTGGACAGTGACCAGTGGCGTGGACTTATTAAATTTTGGAAGTCCAAAAAAGGAAGG GCCCTAGCTGAGAAGAATGTAATTAGTCGTTCCCTTGTGAAGAATACACATAATGCTGGGACAAAGAGTTATGCTCGTTGGGGTGAAGACATA AGACAAGCTGATCCTGAGAAGAAACGACCACACCGATCAACAGTTTACTTAGCAACTCACAAGAAGAAAGATGCTCCTGAAAATAAAGAGAAAAATGACCGTCTG GATCGATTGGAGGATCTAATAGCTCAACGACCAGAGTTGGGACAAAATGTCAATGGAAGAGTTGCATGGGAAGGTGATGCCCTGCGGGAAGTGCTAGGGGAAGAAAAGACTGGACAGGTTCATGGCATGGGCTTGCTTCCAACTCCTAAGCAAGTCTATGGTCGAACACCACGGTATCTCAAGAACATCAATATGACTACAACTGATGAACCAGCGTGTGAAGGTGAACATGATGTCTGGGGGGAAATAGCAATGCTGAAGGAACATATAAGAAGGCTTGAAGATAGGAATAATAAAGAAGGCCATGGGAATGAAATAGAAGAAGAG GAAAATCTACGATCAAACAATAATGTTATTTCTCGGTTACCAGTACTACAtggtaaaacaaag agAGTCCAATGCAGTGGACCTGTTGAAGCAAACTCATCTATGCAACATGGCAGGACTCAGGATAATTTATTGCTTTCACGTGAAAAG GATGGTGAGCATGACAATAGCAATCAATTACTTATTCAACAAAATTTATCGCTGCCACAAGACCCTGTTAGTGGTTCTATGCCAGAG AGGATCGGAAATAAGCGTGGAAGCTCAGTTCCCTCAAAACCCTCGAAAAGACGGCATACATCTTCACTCAAG GCTGGTTGTGAAGTAGTTCTTAGAACTTCAACCTATCCAAACAAGCGGAATGTTGCATATGCTACTATTCGTAGCACTGATCCTGCAACTAAGGCTGGTGGTATTGAGTTGGGTGCGCAATTTTCACTAGTGCGCATAGATGAACCTATAATGGATAGTGAGGAATTAGTAAGGGAAGTATCTGATTGCAAGACCATTGGTGATGCTTTTTCATCGGGGATCTTAATTGCTTGGCCTACAGCTTTC ATTCGAAAGAAAGATTGA
- the LOC127349362 gene encoding uncharacterized protein isoform X4, which produces MADLLTIYLHYEDGNKEAKILQRSMMRRHVSYYDLILMTEEVGFHAVDFLYYSKKDPQGNAYLVHIDDQSIAIKMLSDPDIGKTVHLYVSKEKASDDIAPPHNRNDFAPSNHTNESALLQDGAEGAGQLIVRRPQRQLRRSKRLNVINQRDDEDQGGDEDEDFNNGEQYTAPGDESQALEDNEDRVDNQVHKEVVKRKGTSLPVVWNMPKGQRIVVTCNEEGQPIGEEGAILGKFLGTIARNGGFCPLNINDWRDLKKNSREETILDCVKTKFVYPRSCEKWILKTIGRDWRKFKSCLKKAIFNPAMKKNPDIKRKALYKLCPDDVDSDQWRGLIKFWKSKKGRALAEKNVISRSLVKNTHNAGTKSYARWGEDIRQADPEKKRPHRSTVYLATHKKKDAPENKEKNDRLDRLEDLIAQRPELGQNVNGRVAWEGDALREVLGEEKTGQVHGMGLLPTPKQVYGRTPRYLKNINMTTTDEPACEGEHDVWGEIAMLKEHIRRLEDRNNKEGHGNEIEEEENLRSNNNVISRLPVLHGKTKRVQCSGPVEANSSMQHGRTQDNLLLSREKDGEHDNSNQLLIQQNLSLPQDPVSGSMPERIGNKRGSSVPSKPSKRRHTSSLKIRKKD; this is translated from the exons atgGCTGACTTGTTGACCATATACCTGCACTATGAAGATGGAAATAAAGAAGCCAAAATTCTACAAAGATCCATGATGAGGCGTCACGTCTCGTATTACGATTTAATTTTGATGACCGAGGAAGTTGGCTTCCATGCAGTTGATTTCCTATACTATTCGAAAAAAGACCCACAAGGCAACGCCTACTTAGTTCACATAGATGATCAAAGTATTGCGATAAAAATGTTGTCTGATCCTGACATCGGGAAAACTGTCCATCTTTATGTGTCTAAGGAGAAGGCTAGCGATGATATTGCTCCACCACATAATCGAAATGATTTTGCTCCATCTAACCATACAAATGAGAGTGCTCTGTTACAGGATGGTGCTGAAGGTGCAGGCCAACTTATTGTGAGAAGGCCGCAAA GACAATTGCGTAGGTCAAAGAGGTTGAATGTGATTAATCAACGTGATGATGAAGACCagggtggtgatgaagatgaagacttCAACAATGGTGAGCAATATACTGCACCAGGTGATGAATcacaagcattggaagataatGAGGATAGAGTTGACAATCAAG TGCACAAGGAAGTAGTCAAGCGCAAGGGAACGAGCTTGCCAGTTGTTTGGAACATGCCAAAGGGGCAAAGAATAGTTGTAACATGCAACGAAGAAGGCCAGCCTATAGGAGAAGAAGGGGCAATATTGGGGAAGTTTCTGGGCACGATTGCTAGAAATGGAGGATTTTGCCCACTAAACATAAATGATTGGCGTGATCTCAAGAAGAATAGCCGTGAGGAAACAATATTAGACTGCGTAAAG ACAAAGTTTGTGTATCCTAGATCATGTGAAAAATGGATACTCAAAACAATTGGAAGAGACTGGAGGAAATTTAAATCTTGTTTGAAAAAAGCTATCTTCAACCCAGCCATGAAAAAAAATCCAGACATCAAGAGGAAGGCGTTGTATAAGCTCTGTCCAGATGATGTGGACAGTGACCAGTGGCGTGGACTTATTAAATTTTGGAAGTCCAAAAAAGGAAGG GCCCTAGCTGAGAAGAATGTAATTAGTCGTTCCCTTGTGAAGAATACACATAATGCTGGGACAAAGAGTTATGCTCGTTGGGGTGAAGACATA AGACAAGCTGATCCTGAGAAGAAACGACCACACCGATCAACAGTTTACTTAGCAACTCACAAGAAGAAAGATGCTCCTGAAAATAAAGAGAAAAATGACCGTCTG GATCGATTGGAGGATCTAATAGCTCAACGACCAGAGTTGGGACAAAATGTCAATGGAAGAGTTGCATGGGAAGGTGATGCCCTGCGGGAAGTGCTAGGGGAAGAAAAGACTGGACAGGTTCATGGCATGGGCTTGCTTCCAACTCCTAAGCAAGTCTATGGTCGAACACCACGGTATCTCAAGAACATCAATATGACTACAACTGATGAACCAGCGTGTGAAGGTGAACATGATGTCTGGGGGGAAATAGCAATGCTGAAGGAACATATAAGAAGGCTTGAAGATAGGAATAATAAAGAAGGCCATGGGAATGAAATAGAAGAAGAG GAAAATCTACGATCAAACAATAATGTTATTTCTCGGTTACCAGTACTACAtggtaaaacaaag agAGTCCAATGCAGTGGACCTGTTGAAGCAAACTCATCTATGCAACATGGCAGGACTCAGGATAATTTATTGCTTTCACGTGAAAAG GATGGTGAGCATGACAATAGCAATCAATTACTTATTCAACAAAATTTATCGCTGCCACAAGACCCTGTTAGTGGTTCTATGCCAGAG AGGATCGGAAATAAGCGTGGAAGCTCAGTTCCCTCAAAACCCTCGAAAAGACGGCATACATCTTCACTCAAG ATTCGAAAGAAAGATTGA
- the LOC127349362 gene encoding uncharacterized protein isoform X3, translating into MADLLTIYLHYEDGNKEAKILQRSMMRRHVSYYDLILMTEEVGFHAVDFLYYSKKDPQGNAYLVHIDDQSIAIKMLSDPDIGKTVHLYVSKEKASDDIAPPHNRNDFAPSNHTNESALLQDGAEGAGQLIVRRPQRQLRRSKRLNVINQRDDEDQGGDEDEDFNNGEQYTAPGDESQALEDNEDRVDNQVHKEVVKRKGTSLPVVWNMPKGQRIVVTCNEEGQPIGEEGAILGKFLGTIARNGGFCPLNINDWRDLKKNSREETILDCVKTKFVYPRSCEKWILKTIGRDWRKFKSCLKKAIFNPAMKKNPDIKRKALYKLCPDDVDSDQWRGLIKFWKSKKGRALAEKNVISRSLVKNTHNAGTKSYARWGEDIRQADPEKKRPHRSTVYLATHKKKDAPENKEKNDRLDRLEDLIAQRPELGQNVNGRVAWEGDALREVLGEEKTGQVHGMGLLPTPKQVYGRTPRYLKNINMTTTDEPACEGEHDVWGEIAMLKEHIRRLEDRNNKEGHGNEIEEEENLRSNNNVISRLPVLHGKTKRVQCSGPVEANSSMQHGRTQDNLLLSREKDGEHDNSNQLLIQQNLSLPQDPVSGSMPEVRETVDLIDESFATLNQQRIGNKRGSSVPSKPSKRRHTSSLKIRKKD; encoded by the exons atgGCTGACTTGTTGACCATATACCTGCACTATGAAGATGGAAATAAAGAAGCCAAAATTCTACAAAGATCCATGATGAGGCGTCACGTCTCGTATTACGATTTAATTTTGATGACCGAGGAAGTTGGCTTCCATGCAGTTGATTTCCTATACTATTCGAAAAAAGACCCACAAGGCAACGCCTACTTAGTTCACATAGATGATCAAAGTATTGCGATAAAAATGTTGTCTGATCCTGACATCGGGAAAACTGTCCATCTTTATGTGTCTAAGGAGAAGGCTAGCGATGATATTGCTCCACCACATAATCGAAATGATTTTGCTCCATCTAACCATACAAATGAGAGTGCTCTGTTACAGGATGGTGCTGAAGGTGCAGGCCAACTTATTGTGAGAAGGCCGCAAA GACAATTGCGTAGGTCAAAGAGGTTGAATGTGATTAATCAACGTGATGATGAAGACCagggtggtgatgaagatgaagacttCAACAATGGTGAGCAATATACTGCACCAGGTGATGAATcacaagcattggaagataatGAGGATAGAGTTGACAATCAAG TGCACAAGGAAGTAGTCAAGCGCAAGGGAACGAGCTTGCCAGTTGTTTGGAACATGCCAAAGGGGCAAAGAATAGTTGTAACATGCAACGAAGAAGGCCAGCCTATAGGAGAAGAAGGGGCAATATTGGGGAAGTTTCTGGGCACGATTGCTAGAAATGGAGGATTTTGCCCACTAAACATAAATGATTGGCGTGATCTCAAGAAGAATAGCCGTGAGGAAACAATATTAGACTGCGTAAAG ACAAAGTTTGTGTATCCTAGATCATGTGAAAAATGGATACTCAAAACAATTGGAAGAGACTGGAGGAAATTTAAATCTTGTTTGAAAAAAGCTATCTTCAACCCAGCCATGAAAAAAAATCCAGACATCAAGAGGAAGGCGTTGTATAAGCTCTGTCCAGATGATGTGGACAGTGACCAGTGGCGTGGACTTATTAAATTTTGGAAGTCCAAAAAAGGAAGG GCCCTAGCTGAGAAGAATGTAATTAGTCGTTCCCTTGTGAAGAATACACATAATGCTGGGACAAAGAGTTATGCTCGTTGGGGTGAAGACATA AGACAAGCTGATCCTGAGAAGAAACGACCACACCGATCAACAGTTTACTTAGCAACTCACAAGAAGAAAGATGCTCCTGAAAATAAAGAGAAAAATGACCGTCTG GATCGATTGGAGGATCTAATAGCTCAACGACCAGAGTTGGGACAAAATGTCAATGGAAGAGTTGCATGGGAAGGTGATGCCCTGCGGGAAGTGCTAGGGGAAGAAAAGACTGGACAGGTTCATGGCATGGGCTTGCTTCCAACTCCTAAGCAAGTCTATGGTCGAACACCACGGTATCTCAAGAACATCAATATGACTACAACTGATGAACCAGCGTGTGAAGGTGAACATGATGTCTGGGGGGAAATAGCAATGCTGAAGGAACATATAAGAAGGCTTGAAGATAGGAATAATAAAGAAGGCCATGGGAATGAAATAGAAGAAGAG GAAAATCTACGATCAAACAATAATGTTATTTCTCGGTTACCAGTACTACAtggtaaaacaaag agAGTCCAATGCAGTGGACCTGTTGAAGCAAACTCATCTATGCAACATGGCAGGACTCAGGATAATTTATTGCTTTCACGTGAAAAG GATGGTGAGCATGACAATAGCAATCAATTACTTATTCAACAAAATTTATCGCTGCCACAAGACCCTGTTAGTGGTTCTATGCCAGAG GTGAGGGAAACGGTAGATCTGATTGATGAATCTTTTGCAACTTTAAACCAGCAGAGGATCGGAAATAAGCGTGGAAGCTCAGTTCCCTCAAAACCCTCGAAAAGACGGCATACATCTTCACTCAAG ATTCGAAAGAAAGATTGA
- the LOC127349362 gene encoding uncharacterized protein isoform X1, whose product MADLLTIYLHYEDGNKEAKILQRSMMRRHVSYYDLILMTEEVGFHAVDFLYYSKKDPQGNAYLVHIDDQSIAIKMLSDPDIGKTVHLYVSKEKASDDIAPPHNRNDFAPSNHTNESALLQDGAEGAGQLIVRRPQRQLRRSKRLNVINQRDDEDQGGDEDEDFNNGEQYTAPGDESQALEDNEDRVDNQVHKEVVKRKGTSLPVVWNMPKGQRIVVTCNEEGQPIGEEGAILGKFLGTIARNGGFCPLNINDWRDLKKNSREETILDCVKTKFVYPRSCEKWILKTIGRDWRKFKSCLKKAIFNPAMKKNPDIKRKALYKLCPDDVDSDQWRGLIKFWKSKKGRALAEKNVISRSLVKNTHNAGTKSYARWGEDIRQADPEKKRPHRSTVYLATHKKKDAPENKEKNDRLDRLEDLIAQRPELGQNVNGRVAWEGDALREVLGEEKTGQVHGMGLLPTPKQVYGRTPRYLKNINMTTTDEPACEGEHDVWGEIAMLKEHIRRLEDRNNKEGHGNEIEEEENLRSNNNVISRLPVLHGKTKRVQCSGPVEANSSMQHGRTQDNLLLSREKDGEHDNSNQLLIQQNLSLPQDPVSGSMPEVRETVDLIDESFATLNQQRIGNKRGSSVPSKPSKRRHTSSLKAGCEVVLRTSTYPNKRNVAYATIRSTDPATKAGGIELGAQFSLVRIDEPIMDSEELVREVSDCKTIGDAFSSGILIAWPTAFIRKKD is encoded by the exons atgGCTGACTTGTTGACCATATACCTGCACTATGAAGATGGAAATAAAGAAGCCAAAATTCTACAAAGATCCATGATGAGGCGTCACGTCTCGTATTACGATTTAATTTTGATGACCGAGGAAGTTGGCTTCCATGCAGTTGATTTCCTATACTATTCGAAAAAAGACCCACAAGGCAACGCCTACTTAGTTCACATAGATGATCAAAGTATTGCGATAAAAATGTTGTCTGATCCTGACATCGGGAAAACTGTCCATCTTTATGTGTCTAAGGAGAAGGCTAGCGATGATATTGCTCCACCACATAATCGAAATGATTTTGCTCCATCTAACCATACAAATGAGAGTGCTCTGTTACAGGATGGTGCTGAAGGTGCAGGCCAACTTATTGTGAGAAGGCCGCAAA GACAATTGCGTAGGTCAAAGAGGTTGAATGTGATTAATCAACGTGATGATGAAGACCagggtggtgatgaagatgaagacttCAACAATGGTGAGCAATATACTGCACCAGGTGATGAATcacaagcattggaagataatGAGGATAGAGTTGACAATCAAG TGCACAAGGAAGTAGTCAAGCGCAAGGGAACGAGCTTGCCAGTTGTTTGGAACATGCCAAAGGGGCAAAGAATAGTTGTAACATGCAACGAAGAAGGCCAGCCTATAGGAGAAGAAGGGGCAATATTGGGGAAGTTTCTGGGCACGATTGCTAGAAATGGAGGATTTTGCCCACTAAACATAAATGATTGGCGTGATCTCAAGAAGAATAGCCGTGAGGAAACAATATTAGACTGCGTAAAG ACAAAGTTTGTGTATCCTAGATCATGTGAAAAATGGATACTCAAAACAATTGGAAGAGACTGGAGGAAATTTAAATCTTGTTTGAAAAAAGCTATCTTCAACCCAGCCATGAAAAAAAATCCAGACATCAAGAGGAAGGCGTTGTATAAGCTCTGTCCAGATGATGTGGACAGTGACCAGTGGCGTGGACTTATTAAATTTTGGAAGTCCAAAAAAGGAAGG GCCCTAGCTGAGAAGAATGTAATTAGTCGTTCCCTTGTGAAGAATACACATAATGCTGGGACAAAGAGTTATGCTCGTTGGGGTGAAGACATA AGACAAGCTGATCCTGAGAAGAAACGACCACACCGATCAACAGTTTACTTAGCAACTCACAAGAAGAAAGATGCTCCTGAAAATAAAGAGAAAAATGACCGTCTG GATCGATTGGAGGATCTAATAGCTCAACGACCAGAGTTGGGACAAAATGTCAATGGAAGAGTTGCATGGGAAGGTGATGCCCTGCGGGAAGTGCTAGGGGAAGAAAAGACTGGACAGGTTCATGGCATGGGCTTGCTTCCAACTCCTAAGCAAGTCTATGGTCGAACACCACGGTATCTCAAGAACATCAATATGACTACAACTGATGAACCAGCGTGTGAAGGTGAACATGATGTCTGGGGGGAAATAGCAATGCTGAAGGAACATATAAGAAGGCTTGAAGATAGGAATAATAAAGAAGGCCATGGGAATGAAATAGAAGAAGAG GAAAATCTACGATCAAACAATAATGTTATTTCTCGGTTACCAGTACTACAtggtaaaacaaag agAGTCCAATGCAGTGGACCTGTTGAAGCAAACTCATCTATGCAACATGGCAGGACTCAGGATAATTTATTGCTTTCACGTGAAAAG GATGGTGAGCATGACAATAGCAATCAATTACTTATTCAACAAAATTTATCGCTGCCACAAGACCCTGTTAGTGGTTCTATGCCAGAG GTGAGGGAAACGGTAGATCTGATTGATGAATCTTTTGCAACTTTAAACCAGCAGAGGATCGGAAATAAGCGTGGAAGCTCAGTTCCCTCAAAACCCTCGAAAAGACGGCATACATCTTCACTCAAG GCTGGTTGTGAAGTAGTTCTTAGAACTTCAACCTATCCAAACAAGCGGAATGTTGCATATGCTACTATTCGTAGCACTGATCCTGCAACTAAGGCTGGTGGTATTGAGTTGGGTGCGCAATTTTCACTAGTGCGCATAGATGAACCTATAATGGATAGTGAGGAATTAGTAAGGGAAGTATCTGATTGCAAGACCATTGGTGATGCTTTTTCATCGGGGATCTTAATTGCTTGGCCTACAGCTTTC ATTCGAAAGAAAGATTGA